A stretch of the Rosa rugosa chromosome 5, drRosRugo1.1, whole genome shotgun sequence genome encodes the following:
- the LOC133710960 gene encoding uncharacterized protein LOC133710960 isoform X1, whose protein sequence is MMEGSESFTDTVLSWSLEDICNENLYKHQVEKIPESVQQFGACSYPLLDETRAQLQSSMESMHSAPFCQVNAIQQSKPYEGETKLYDMEIDGWRNSDSGMELHKPIQGDVFVLADAKLETISDLRKLGRWWSLVIVTEVSTDKKEDDRTSLSLKVRAPKEFEVNNGNGTSLFLVFLANITPNLRIWNAMHMCISSRWKVLFGDNFMKSFKNLKSFQKKMSVLNLLLKLSSGWRPKKRNVDTICKSSSMTLKQFKVDDLYIVLTIDIEKDLKYMQVLRMWDLLPGLLDIQKLADRLDCIFSRYTNLFVNLCREKCLEGHLEVPASWPLSLDVVRYKDLSSTESMSNSVGDSSANGSCVENSKVNESLLLMKFYSLSSGVVNFLLSDREDSKVDLPFEVTDQEREAVLYDRSIFILGRSGTGKTTVLTKKLYQKEQQHHMVDEGFYDVESNAVGHAGLHNKAGQSSSSALNKGTVLRQLFVTVSPKLCFAVKQHFLRLKSFASGRSSLVDMDDFDDEEAQFRGIPDSFCDIPPKCYPLFITFHKFLMMLDGSLSNSYFERFPDITKLPQGRQRISRANVLQTFLTTKEVTYTRFSSSYWPHFDVQLTKKLDASRVFTEIISHIKGGLRALEAGDGKLTQLDYVQMSEGRASSLSQPKREIIYDIFQVYEKMKMRNGEFDIADFVNDIHRRLKCEKYKGDEIDFVYIDEVQDLAMSQIALFKHICSNVEEGFVFSGDTAQTIARGIDFRFQDIQHLFYKKFVLESRNKKHDNRKEKRQISNIFQLTQNFRSHDGMLKLLQSIVELIYHFFPLCIDVLEPETSMIYGEAPILLYSGNDEKLFKKILGSSGIIAGNMGGFGADQVILVRDDCSREEISNSIGKQALVLTIVECKGLEFEDVLLYKFFGSSPLKNQWRVLYEFMQEQNLLDSTLPERFPSFDDAKHSMLCSELKQLYVAVSRTRQRLWIYENVEELANPIFDYWKRNHLVQLRELDDSLAQIMQVASTSGDWRSRGIKLYHEHNYKMARMCFHKAGDTFWERRSEAAELKVKADHMRTSSPGEANALLRKAASIFEAIGLFVPSARCFYDLGEYERAGTIYLYKCGELELENAGECFYLAENYVLAADVYARGNFFFQSISSCLRGNIFHRGLEYIKYWRQHARDEYDLARQGDETHEMELEFLEHCAFHYYEGKDDRSRMKVLRDGMLSTRKFLNAQISSRTSKYLWEEKLPGDLKRPSNKKYEKQVSIDSLVYFWNSWKDTVVHLIEYLGSIDVNDYISHGDSFLNYLGVWRHFHDGLNPLYLSLIYDIDWVRSIDKRSFPRNEESVPIDVHQLVLDAQSYWSSEMLSLGIKVLEKLEVLYNFAINNSDSVFCQSWSLIHIYEVAIYLLESKFLKMTHYHAETLHRFVTLSTENFVSYIFPLDWMRSSREDMISLRQIDSCKCLLHQVIVEYISSTNRLSSGQMGCIAMIILGSGKLDNELYEKLIKNLDCNSPWKKFIEDLCDSIQSELPEGYNSERPKNATVLEYSVAPERGPLLGNISQEPREVSLLWKFHGALIKTYSQNWSLHCYNITPDCFLYLVDCLLIRICCFQGYAITTRSCFIERLIYKEEHNQVIVDDVRISFDCILQFLTDVLREFLFNKTDMIKWIKKCTNNSWKMYYSLLMQRLVFVLCLLYLNFGMGFDILLDLLRRKYITDQLPKEFCYVLRGIASLRDSVSRHVDVLAGAFKKSGNPLVVASFGIDCSRFFCSDAIIINMKANICMAEIVRSLFPKHSMVRSSQGQTYTTENLRHWNRNNFPVDFDPLWEIFKGFKPAKERDQCNIFSDASTIKLDVEKIIRLLAAAWSGLDDKEERKLSREVLSMLDELVQLYAALDGSSEREVGNNMATVAELSRRLQWRSQRFFWPEKIQPIFTELYMEHNTKLARKAHEAVAKSGHDNEAGNGDRL, encoded by the exons TGTTCATATCCATTATTGGATGAAACTCGAGCTCAGTTGCAATCCAGTATGGAATCCATGCACAGCGCGCCATTTTGTCAAGTAAATGCCATCCAACAGTCAAAGCCCTATGAAGGAGAAACAAAGCTATATGATATGGAGATTGATGGCTGGAGAAACAGTGATTCTGGCATGGAGTTGCACAAACCCATTCAGGGAGATGTTTTTGTTTTAGCAGATGCTAAACTCGAAACTATATCTGATTTACGAAAGTTGGGGAGGTGGTGGTCACTTGTAATAGTCACTGAGGTCTCCACAGACAAGAAAGAGGATGATAGAACCTCTCTTTCCCTTAAAGTCAGAGCACCGAAAGAATTTGAAGTCAACAATGGCAATGGAACATCACTGTTTTTGGTCTTCTTAGCAAACATAACTCCTAACTTAAGGATATGGAACGCAATGCACATGTGCATCAGTTCCAGATGGAAG GTGCTGTTTGGTGATAACTTTATGAAATCATTCAAAAACTTGAAGTCATTCCAAAAGAAGATGTCAGTGCTGAATCTTCTTCTCAAGCTTTCGAGTGGCTGGAGACCCAAGAAACGAAATGTAGACACAATATGTAAAAGCTCTTCGATGACACTGAAGCAATTTAAGGttgatgatctatatattgttTTGACAATCGACATTGAAAAGGATTTGAAATACATGCAAGTGTTGAGGATGTGGGACTTATTGCCTGGTCTGTTGGATATCCAAAAATTGGCAGATCGATTGGACTGCATATTTAGTAGATACACAAATCTTTTTGTCAATCTCTGTAGAGAGAAATGTCTTGAGGG TCATTTGGAAGTTCCAGCAAGCTGGCCCCTCTCTTTGGATGTTGTCCGCTATAAAGATCTAAGCAGCACCGAAAGCATGAGTAATTCTGTTGGTGACTCTTCTGCGAATGGAAGTTGTGTTGAGAATTCAAAGGTCAATGAGAGCTTGTTGCTGATGAAGTTTTACTCCTTATCATCTGGGGTAGTGAACTTCTTGTTATCTGACAGAGAGGACAGCAAAGTGGATCTCCCTTTTGAAGTTACTGACCAAGAAAGGGAGGCTGTTCTTTATGATAGAAGTATATTTATACTAGGACGGTCAGGCACTGGAAAGACAACAGTTTTGACTAAAAAGTTATATCAGAAAGAACAGCAGCACCATATGGTTGATGAAGGTTTCTATGATGTTGAAAGCAATGCAGTCGGGCATGCTGGTCTGCATAATAAAGCTGGACAGAGTTCTTCTTCTGCATTAAATAAAGGGACTGTGTTACGCCAGCTTTTTGTGACCGTGAGTCCTAAACTCTGTTTTGCCGTCAAACAACATTTTTTACGCTTGAAAAG TTTTGCTTCCGGCAGAAGCAGTTTGGTTGATATGGATGATTTTGATGATGAGGAAGCTCAATTTAGGGGTATCCCAGATTCTTTTTGTGATATTCCTCCAAAATGTTATCCTCTTTTCATAACATTTCATAAGTTCTTGATGATGCTTGATGGAAGTCTGAGTAATTCATACTTTGAAAGATTCCCAGACATCACAAAACTACCTCAAGGTCGACAGCGAATATCAAGAGCTAATGTGCTGCAGACCTTCCTCACCACCAAGGAGGTCACATATACAAGGTTTAGCTCATCATATTGGCCTCATTTTGATGTTCAGTTGACAAAGAAGCTTGATGCTTCACGAGTCTTTACTGAGATTATTTCTCATATCAAAGGTGGTCTTAGAGCCTTGGAAGCAGGCGATGGAAAACTCACTCAGTTGGATTATGTGCAAATGTCAGAGGGCCGGGCTTCCAGTTTAAGCCAGCCAAAAAGAGAGATAATATATGATATATTTCAGGTAtatgagaaaatgaaaatgagaaatggTGAGTTTGATATTGCTGATTTTGTAAATGATATTCACCGTCGGCtcaaatgtgaaaaatacaagggtgatgaaattgattttgtgtacATTGATGAGGTCCAGGATCTTGCCATGAGCCAAATTGCATTGTTTAAACATATCTGCAGCAATGTTGAAGAGGGTTTCGTTTTTTCTGGAGATACAGCCCAGACTATAGCAAGGGGTATTGATTTTAGATTCCAAGATATACAACATCTCTTTTACAAGAAGTTTGTATTGGaatcaagaaacaaaaaacatgacaataggaaagaaaaaagacagATCTCAAACATCTTTCAGTTGACACAAAACTTCCGAAGCCATGATGGGATGCTGAAGTTGTTGCAGAGCATTGTTGAACTGATTTATCATTTTTTCCCCCTCTGTATTGATGTCTTAGAACCAGAAACGAGTATGATATATGGGGAAGCTCCGATTCTACTCTATTCTGGAAATGATGAAAAACTATTCAAAAAAATTCTAGGAAGTAGTGGGATTATTGCCGGAAATATGGGTGGCTTTGGTGCGGATCAAGTTATTTTGGTCCGTGATGATTGTTCTCGAGAAGAAATCTCTAACTCCATTGGGAAGCAAGCTCTAGTTCTTACTATAGTGGAGTGCAAGGGCCTAGAATTTGAG GATGTACTCCTATACAAATTTTTTGGATCATCACCACTGAAAAATCAATGGAGGGTGCTATATGAATTCATGCAAGAACAAAATTTGCTGGACTCCACATTACCTGAGCGCTTTCCAAGTTTTGATGATGCCAAACACAGCATGTTATGCTCTGAACTAAAGCAGTTATACGTGGCTGTCTCTCGTACAAGACAGAGACTCTGGATATACGAGAATGTTGAAGAACTTGCCAACCCAATTTTTGACTATTGGAAAAGGAACCATCTTGTACAACTTAGAGAACTAGACGATTCACTTGCACAAATTATGCAAGTTGCAAGCACTTCAGGAGACTGGAGATCACGTGGCATCAAG CTATATCATGAGCATAACTACAAAATGGCCAGAATGTGCTTTCATAAAGCTGGTGATACATTTTGGGAAAGACGGTCTGAAGCTGCTGAACTTAAAGTCAAGGCAGACCATATGCGCACTTCTAGTCCTGGAGAGGCAAATGCACTCCTTAGGAAAGCAGCTTCAATTTTTGAAGCTATAGGCCTGTTTGTACCTTCTGCCAGATGCTTTTATGATTTGGGCGAGTATGAACGAGCAG GTACAATTTATTTGTATAAATGTGGCGAACTGGAACTGGAAAATGCTGGGGAGTGCTTTTATCTTGCTGAAAATTATGTGCTTGCTGCAGATGTGTATGCTAGAGGAAACTTTTTCTTTCAGAGTATTTCTTCTTGTTTACGAGGAAATATATTTCACAGAGGTTTGGAATACATAAAATATTGGAGACAACATGCAAGAGACGAGTATGATCTGGCCAGACAAGGAGATGAGACTCATGAAATGGAATTGGAATTTCTTGAGCATTGCGCATTTCACTATTATGAGGGAAAAGATGACAGATCAAGGATGAAAGTTCTTAGAGATGGGATGCTTTCTACTCGAAAGTTTTTGAATGCTCAGATTTCATCACGCACTTCAAAATATTTGTGGGAAGAAAAACTGCCTGGTGATCTTAAAAGGCcttcaaacaaaaaatatgaGAAGCAGGTTTCTATTGATTCACTGGTCTACTTCTGGAATTCTTGGAAGGATACAGTTGTACACCTGATTGAATATCTTGGATCAATAGATGTTAATGATTACATTAGTCATGGTGACTCCTTTCTGAATTATTTAGGGGTGTGGAGGCATTTTCATGATGGTCTAAATCCGCTCTATCTTTCACTCATTTATGATATTGACTGGGTGAGAAGTATTGACAAGAGATCTTTCCCAAGAAATGAGGAGTCGGTCCCCATTGATGTTCACCAGCTTGTCTTGGATGCTCAGAGTTATTGGAGTTCAGAGATGCTTTCTCTTGGCATTAAGGTTTTGGAGAAGCTTGAAGTGCTTTACAACTTCGCAATCAATAATTCTGATTCAGTGTTCTGCCAGAGTTGGTCTCTTATCCATATATACGAGGTTGCAATATATCTTCTGGAATCCAAATTTCTGAAGATGACTCATTATCATGCTGAGACACTCCACAGATTTGTTACATTGTCGACTGAGAATTTTGTCTCTTACATATTTCCTTTAGATTGGATGAGGTCATCAAGAGAGGATATGATTTCTCTTAGGCAAATTGATTCTTGTAAGTGTTTACTGCATCAAGTCATAGTTGAGTACATCAGCTCGACAAACAGGCTTTCATCTGGGCAAATGGGATGCATTGCGATGATCATTCTCGGGTCTGGTAAGCTGGATAATGAACTTTATGAGAAGCTTATAAAAAATCTAGACTGCAACTCTCCATGGAAAAAGTTCATTGAGGATCTATGTGACAGTATTCAGTCAGAGCTGCCAGAAGGTTATAATAGTGAGCGACCTAAAAATGCCACAGTTCTAGAATATTCGGTGGCACCTGAGAGAGGTCCTTTACTTGGAAATATCAGTCAAGAACCGAGAGAGGTGTCTCTTTTGTGGAAGTTCCATGGTGCTTTGATCAAAACTTATAGTCAGAATTGGAGTTTACATTGCTACAATATAACACCTGATTGCTTCTTATATCTTGTAGATTGCCTTCTGATTCGGATCTGTTGCTTTCAAGGTTATGCAATCACTACAAGATCTTGTTTCATTGAGCGGCTGATATATAAGGAGGAACATAATCAAGTGATAGTGGATGATGTTCGAATATCTTTTGACTGCATCCTTCAGTTTCTGACTGATGTTCTTCGGGAATTTCTTTTTAATAAGACGGATATGATTAAATGGATAAAAAAGTGTACCAATAATAGTTGGAAGATGTATTACTCGCTACTGATGCAGAGATTGGTTTTTGTGTTATGTCTGCTTTATTTGAATTTTGGGATGGGCTTTGATATTCTCTTGGATTTGCTGAGGAGGAAGTACATCACTGACCAGCTACCAAAGGAGTTCTGCTATGTCCTTAGGGGAATTGCATCTTTACGTGATTCTGTTAGTAGACATGTTGATGTGCTAGCTGGAGCTTTTAAGAAGAGCGGTAATCCTTTGGTGGTTGCAAGTTTTGGGATTGATTGTTCAAGGTTCTTCTGTTCAGATGCCATTATCATCAACATGAAGGCTAACATATGCATGGCTGAAATAGTAAGATCTCTGTTTCCAAAACACTCTATGGTTCGTTCTTCACAAGGGCAAACATACACCACTGAAAACCTTCGGCATTGGAACAGAAATAACTTCCCTGTGGATTTTGATCCCTTGTGGGAAATATTTAAAGGTTTTAAACCAGCAAAGGAAAGAGATCAGTGCAATATATTTTCAGATGCCTCAACAATCAAG TTGGATGTGGAGAAGATTATTCGGCTTTTGGCTGCTGCATGGTCTGGCCTTGATGACAAAGAAGAACGAAAGTTATCTAGAGAAGTGCTGAGCATGCTGGATGAATTGGTGCAACTCTATGCCGCATTAGATGGGAG CAGCGAACGTGAAGTTGGAAACAATATGGCTACAGTTGCAGAACTTTCCAGGAGGTTGCAGTGGAGAAGTCAAAGATttttttggccggaaaaaaTTCAGCCCATCTTCACTGAACTGTATATGGAGCACAATacgaaactagctaggaaggcaCATGAGGCTGTTGCCAAGTCTGGCCACGACAATGAGGCAGGAAACGGTGATCGACTGTAA